A genomic stretch from Halopiger aswanensis includes:
- a CDS encoding ArsR/SmtB family transcription factor, with amino-acid sequence MSQRQQRRRESEHGLEIDAALALLGDDYAQEILAVLIEDPATAKELTERCPGSRVTIYRRLNRLEEAGLVETEIRIRSDGNHCERYRLAVDEITVSITEEGFEAELRPSSDGE; translated from the coding sequence ATGTCACAGCGACAACAGCGCCGACGGGAGAGCGAGCACGGACTCGAAATCGACGCGGCGCTCGCGCTGCTGGGGGACGACTACGCCCAGGAGATCCTCGCGGTCCTCATCGAGGACCCCGCGACGGCCAAGGAGCTCACGGAGCGGTGTCCCGGCTCGCGCGTGACGATCTATCGGCGGCTGAACCGCCTCGAGGAGGCGGGGCTCGTCGAGACCGAGATCCGGATCCGCAGCGACGGAAACCACTGCGAGCGGTATCGGCTCGCGGTCGACGAGATCACCGTCTCGATCACCGAAGAGGGGTTCGAGGCCGAACTGCGGCCGTCGTCGGACGGGGAATAA
- a CDS encoding S24/S26 family peptidase codes for MSGPDPGSSDDERTDGGSGPRRGSSDQNGRSPDAPAAGGDESGADVTIEDDGIVRWFLRTDEETIVLARDVVSSVAIVAVIGLLLFAVSGIWPPLVAVESESMVPNMQKGDLIFITDSDRFVGDNPVEGTGVVTLERAQETGYEKFNRPGDVIIFKPDGSEYETPVIHRAHFWVEEGENWVDTKADEEITGGVTCEQVRTCPAPHDGFVTKGDNNDGYDQFGNSVSTVVKPEWVTGKATFRVPWLGHIRLAFDKLFSGTIAPSPTVWDAGLDPASPQLTSGPNGPTAVDGVSAGAGVGAGTGIAAGTAAAAIGRSRR; via the coding sequence ATGAGCGGTCCCGACCCGGGTAGTTCCGACGACGAGCGAACCGACGGCGGTAGCGGTCCTCGCCGCGGCTCGAGCGACCAGAACGGTCGGTCGCCCGACGCACCGGCCGCAGGCGGGGACGAGTCCGGCGCCGACGTCACCATCGAGGACGACGGCATCGTCCGCTGGTTTCTGCGCACCGACGAGGAAACGATCGTGCTCGCGCGAGACGTCGTGAGCAGCGTCGCCATCGTCGCCGTCATCGGACTCCTGCTGTTCGCGGTCAGCGGCATCTGGCCGCCGCTGGTCGCCGTCGAGAGCGAGAGCATGGTCCCGAATATGCAGAAGGGTGATCTGATCTTCATCACCGATTCCGATCGGTTCGTCGGCGACAACCCGGTCGAGGGAACCGGCGTCGTCACGCTCGAGCGGGCCCAGGAAACCGGCTACGAGAAGTTCAACCGACCCGGTGATGTCATCATCTTCAAACCAGACGGCAGCGAGTACGAGACGCCGGTGATACACCGCGCGCACTTCTGGGTCGAGGAGGGCGAGAACTGGGTCGACACCAAGGCCGACGAAGAGATCACCGGCGGGGTAACCTGCGAGCAGGTGCGGACCTGCCCCGCGCCCCACGACGGCTTCGTCACGAAGGGCGACAACAACGACGGCTACGACCAGTTCGGCAATAGCGTCAGTACCGTCGTCAAGCCCGAGTGGGTCACCGGGAAGGCGACGTTCCGGGTCCCGTGGCTCGGCCACATCCGGCTGGCGTTCGATAAGCTGTTCAGCGGGACAATCGCGCCGTCGCCGACGGTCTGGGACGCGGGACTGGACCCCGCCTCGCCGCAGCTCACCAGTGGACCGAACGGACCGACTGCCGTCGACGGAGTCAGCGCCGGCGCTGGCGTCGGCGCGGGAACCGGAATCGCAGCCGGGACCGCCGCGGCCGCGATCGGTCGCTCTCGTCGGTAA
- a CDS encoding TetR/AcrR family transcriptional regulator: protein MSDTDLFAAATDDTHAQMMQATYEALRKHGYSELTIQRIGDEFPKSKSLIYQHYDSKDELLVAFLEYLLEQFEADLPIGDDFENAKEHLEMLIEYALPNEFGDDHLDFARAVEALRGQAPHDEAYQEQFAATDAFYRRLTADVIRVGIEQGVFRDVDPEQTAAFIVASVHGARNQRVTADTAAPVRAARRELEQYIRTRLVADDQ, encoded by the coding sequence ATGAGTGACACGGATCTCTTCGCGGCTGCGACCGACGATACGCACGCACAGATGATGCAAGCGACCTACGAAGCGCTGCGGAAACACGGCTACTCCGAACTAACGATCCAGCGCATCGGCGACGAGTTTCCCAAGAGCAAGTCGCTGATCTACCAGCACTACGACAGCAAGGACGAACTGCTCGTCGCCTTCCTCGAGTACCTCCTCGAGCAGTTCGAGGCGGATCTGCCGATCGGCGACGACTTCGAGAACGCCAAAGAACACCTCGAGATGCTCATCGAGTACGCCCTCCCGAACGAGTTCGGCGACGATCACCTCGATTTCGCGAGGGCCGTCGAAGCGCTGCGCGGGCAAGCGCCCCACGACGAGGCTTATCAGGAGCAGTTCGCCGCAACCGATGCGTTCTACCGGCGCCTCACCGCCGACGTCATTCGGGTCGGGATCGAGCAGGGTGTCTTCCGCGACGTCGATCCCGAGCAGACGGCTGCGTTTATCGTCGCAAGCGTCCACGGCGCACGAAATCAGCGCGTGACCGCCGACACGGCGGCTCCGGTCCGCGCCGCGCGCCGGGAACTCGAGCAGTACATTCGGACGCGACTGGTCGCCGACGACCAGTGA
- a CDS encoding DNA-directed DNA polymerase II small subunit gives MPLEGHARIVSELTSRGYNAEREAVTQLAAADDPDAVLEHLLDEIPDDALVVRSEHVEAAVNAVSSSTPSPTTESIDARGEPTPSVSTGTDAPVSGDSATHSPVETEGSEPIERTVDPDLRSLEIEGDMTGQSTGTGEYEDFVSVFRDRLERLGSKLRGRVNHRPATAIQDMPGGSEVAMVGLVNDIRSTASGHWLIELEDATGTFPWLVMKDRDYVDLVDELLCDEALAMEGTLADDSGIAFVDSMYFPDVPRTYEPSTADRHVQAALISDVHVGSEEFMADAWDRFADWLHTEQAQHVEYLLIGGDMVEGVGVYPDQDEELDIIDIYEQYEAFSEHLKKVPGDLEIVMIPGNHDAVRLAEPQPGFDEELREIMSAHDPEIVSNPSTVTVEGVSVLMYHGVSLDEVIAELPEEKASYDDPHKAMYQLLKKRHVAPQFGGHTRLAPEEKDYLVIDEVPDIFHTGHVHKLGFGKYHNVLAINSGCWQAQTDFQKSVNIDPDAGYAPIVDLDTLDVTVQKFS, from the coding sequence GTGCCGCTCGAGGGCCACGCCCGGATCGTCAGCGAACTCACCAGTCGCGGCTACAACGCCGAACGCGAGGCGGTCACGCAACTCGCGGCCGCGGACGATCCCGACGCGGTGCTCGAGCACCTTCTCGACGAGATTCCCGACGACGCCCTGGTCGTTCGCAGCGAGCACGTCGAGGCGGCGGTAAACGCGGTCTCGAGTTCGACGCCGTCTCCGACGACCGAATCGATCGACGCTCGCGGGGAGCCTACCCCCTCCGTTTCAACTGGAACCGACGCACCCGTGTCGGGCGATTCGGCAACCCACTCTCCAGTTGAAACGGAGGGGTCGGAACCAATCGAGCGGACCGTCGATCCCGACCTCCGTTCGCTCGAGATCGAGGGCGATATGACCGGCCAGAGTACCGGAACGGGTGAGTACGAGGACTTCGTCTCCGTGTTCCGTGACCGGCTCGAGCGCCTCGGATCGAAGCTCCGCGGGCGCGTCAACCACCGGCCGGCCACGGCCATCCAGGACATGCCCGGCGGCAGCGAGGTCGCGATGGTCGGGCTGGTCAACGACATCCGGTCGACCGCCAGCGGCCACTGGCTGATCGAACTCGAGGACGCCACGGGGACCTTCCCGTGGCTGGTGATGAAGGATCGCGACTACGTCGATCTGGTCGACGAACTGCTCTGCGACGAGGCGCTGGCGATGGAGGGTACCCTCGCGGACGATTCGGGGATCGCCTTCGTCGACTCGATGTACTTCCCCGACGTCCCCCGGACCTACGAGCCGTCGACGGCAGACCGCCACGTCCAGGCGGCGCTGATCAGCGACGTCCACGTCGGCAGCGAGGAGTTCATGGCAGACGCCTGGGACCGCTTCGCCGACTGGCTCCACACGGAACAGGCCCAGCACGTCGAGTACCTCCTGATCGGCGGCGACATGGTCGAGGGCGTCGGCGTCTACCCCGACCAGGACGAGGAACTCGACATCATCGACATCTACGAGCAGTACGAGGCCTTCAGCGAACACCTGAAGAAGGTACCCGGCGATCTCGAGATCGTCATGATTCCGGGGAACCACGACGCGGTTCGCCTCGCGGAACCCCAACCCGGCTTCGACGAGGAACTCCGGGAGATCATGTCGGCCCACGATCCGGAGATCGTGAGCAACCCGTCGACGGTGACCGTCGAGGGCGTCTCCGTGCTGATGTACCACGGCGTCTCGCTGGACGAGGTGATCGCGGAACTCCCCGAGGAGAAGGCCAGCTACGACGATCCCCACAAGGCGATGTACCAGCTCTTAAAGAAGCGCCACGTCGCCCCGCAGTTCGGGGGCCACACCCGACTTGCACCCGAAGAGAAGGATTACCTGGTCATCGACGAGGTGCCCGACATCTTCCACACCGGCCACGTCCACAAACTCGGGTTCGGCAAGTACCACAACGTGCTCGCGATCAACTCCGGCTGCTGGCAGGCCCAGACTGACTTCCAGAAGAGCGTCAACATCGACCCCGACGCGGGGTACGCGCCGATCGTCGACCTCGACACGCTCGACGTCACGGTCCAGAAGTTCAGTTGA
- a CDS encoding HFX_2341 family transcriptional regulator domain-containing protein has translation MTGETELRSIVEVHIAPLGFEFDRIKAPVLEYGADILYLLADDDAAEASYHESLVEDLSSHGVTVHVRDTDFGDMYDVLGEITTIAADYEDDIVRVNVSSGPKLADIGAALACMATDASGYYVHPKSRAHPVDERPRTEGMAMAEQLPSYPLETPSTDQVRILNYIDGADTAVYTPKKSDLIDFAEEESLEFMTKSDPANEKAKFALLNNRIVEPLLEVGYIEVESVGRTKQVSLTETGENALRAFRHKL, from the coding sequence ATGACAGGAGAGACGGAACTCCGATCGATCGTCGAAGTCCACATCGCGCCGCTGGGATTCGAGTTCGATCGGATCAAAGCCCCCGTTCTCGAGTACGGCGCCGATATCCTCTACCTGCTCGCCGACGACGACGCGGCCGAGGCGTCCTATCACGAGTCGCTCGTCGAGGACCTCTCCAGCCACGGCGTCACCGTCCACGTCCGCGACACCGATTTCGGCGACATGTACGACGTCCTCGGGGAGATCACGACGATCGCCGCCGACTACGAGGACGATATCGTCCGCGTCAACGTCTCGAGCGGTCCGAAATTGGCGGACATCGGTGCTGCACTGGCGTGTATGGCGACCGATGCGAGCGGCTACTACGTCCACCCGAAATCCCGCGCCCATCCGGTCGACGAGCGGCCCCGCACCGAGGGGATGGCGATGGCCGAACAGCTTCCCTCCTACCCGCTCGAGACGCCGTCGACGGATCAGGTCCGAATCCTGAACTACATCGACGGCGCCGATACCGCGGTCTACACGCCGAAAAAGAGCGACCTTATCGACTTCGCGGAGGAGGAGTCCCTCGAGTTCATGACTAAGTCCGATCCCGCAAACGAGAAGGCGAAGTTCGCCCTGCTGAACAACCGGATCGTCGAGCCGCTGCTCGAGGTCGGTTACATCGAGGTCGAGTCCGTCGGCCGCACGAAGCAGGTCTCGCTGACGGAGACGGGAGAGAACGCGTTGCGGGCGTTTCGGCACAAGCTCTGA